The Anoxybacillus flavithermus genome has a segment encoding these proteins:
- a CDS encoding tRNA threonylcarbamoyladenosine dehydratase, protein MLHQFSRNELAIGKEGLKRLSESTVAILGIGGVGSFAVEALARSGVGRLILIDKDDIDITNVNRQIHALLSTVGRPKVEVMKERIADINPACEVIALKMFYTEETYEQIFSYDIDYVIDASDTISYKIHLMKQCLERNIPIISSMGAANKMDPTRFRIADISKTHTDPIAKVIRTRLRKEGIKKGITVVFSDESPIVIREDVRKEVGNDEATIRKAKMPPSSNAFVPSVAGLIMAAHVVQQLLKDIPIQRVDQQ, encoded by the coding sequence ATGTTACATCAATTTTCTCGTAACGAACTTGCGATCGGAAAAGAAGGATTAAAGCGACTAAGTGAAAGTACTGTTGCGATTCTCGGTATCGGTGGCGTCGGTTCGTTCGCCGTCGAGGCACTTGCTCGCTCGGGTGTGGGGCGTCTTATTTTAATCGATAAAGATGATATTGACATTACAAACGTCAATCGCCAAATTCATGCGCTGTTATCGACGGTTGGGCGTCCGAAAGTAGAAGTGATGAAAGAGCGCATCGCAGACATTAATCCAGCATGCGAAGTCATTGCGTTAAAAATGTTTTATACAGAAGAGACGTATGAACAAATTTTTTCGTACGATATTGACTACGTCATTGATGCATCCGATACGATTTCGTATAAAATTCATTTAATGAAACAATGTTTAGAACGAAACATCCCAATTATTTCAAGTATGGGAGCGGCAAATAAAATGGATCCGACCCGTTTTCGCATTGCTGATATTTCAAAAACGCATACGGATCCGATTGCAAAAGTTATTCGCACAAGATTGCGGAAAGAAGGAATTAAAAAAGGCATTACCGTTGTTTTCTCGGATGAAAGCCCAATTGTCATTCGCGAAGACGTGCGAAAAGAAGTAGGAAATGATGAGGCAACCATTCGTAAGGCAAAAATGCCGCCATCATCGAATGCGTTTGTTCCATCGGTTGCTGGCCTCATCATGGCTGCACATGTCGTACAACAATTATTAAAAGATATTCCGATCCAACGTGTCGATCAACAATGA
- a CDS encoding multidrug transporter AcrB has translation MNFLTRFSLKNSVAVFIISFLLILGGLYSFSSLKVDLLPNIEFPQLSVEVIYPGASPEDMNEQVTTKLEEKFKGVEGVKKLQSTSFESISIINLEFPFNTDMEEVERQVESLMKEANLPENVQTKVNRFSFGTFPIYNISLFAKGDTNVQQLLDDTIIPELKKINGINSISVGGMEEDIVQITIDKQKALQYGLSLTQIKEQINEKFLAFPAGNVQTETVQIPIRVQQKIETIKQLEDLPLSSPLMNASPGAPASGQQAPTKITLKDVATIEAVTDQGEITRYNLQPSLSMAITKKQDANTVEVADKVINVLDKYKDKIDYAIGFDSAEGIKKSVETLVREGLLGALFASIAVLVFLRNVRATIIAIVSIPLSLLVASIFLQRMDISLNIMTLGGMAVAVGRVVDDSIVVIENIFRRVRKSKTGMTDELVEDSTKEILKAITSSTITTVVVFLPLGLVGGVTGEFFLPFALTIVFSLLMSLVVAITIVPILAKFSFKKVPPEEKEGALQRAYGKAIEWALDHKKIVLFLSVLLLGGSFAIVPKLGFTFIPNEEQKSLIAAVELPSSTSLEKTNDVSLKIENMFASMKEIEEVTAGIGSRDFRSGLKRKNQANYFITLKEDTNVSTFIKKLEKEMETIANEEVKGAKVGVQELQSGGPPSNNNVNIDLYSTDLNALQQAAKDVEAYLKTRDDLKYVTNNFTDKQKQVVVNIDTNKAMEYGVSGFQILGTIADQTRPVQVGTLTLDDEERTVQLSYDKQMTSIEELENTLIFTKFGPVPVKQLADVQEVDTFTSIQKLDGKVFARVSAQVVGDNIQKVTQDVINAVKKEIDLPKDVSLEGGGGSDETVETFQQLGLAMIVAIGLVYITMLITFGKARIPFIILSSLIFVPIGSLLGLFIANEPMSVSVMIGLLMLIGIVTTNAIVLVDRIGQNREQKGMTIRQALIEAGKTRLRPILMTAFATVAALIPLALTKSSGTLISKGLAITVIGGLTSSTLLTLILVPVVYELFFFRQAKKERQA, from the coding sequence ATGAACTTTTTAACGAGGTTTAGTTTAAAAAACTCCGTCGCTGTATTTATCATCTCATTTCTACTCATATTAGGCGGACTATATTCATTTTCTTCTTTAAAAGTTGACTTGTTGCCAAATATTGAGTTTCCACAATTGTCTGTGGAAGTCATTTATCCGGGCGCTTCACCAGAAGATATGAATGAGCAAGTGACGACAAAGTTAGAAGAAAAGTTCAAAGGAGTGGAAGGGGTAAAGAAGCTCCAGAGCACATCGTTTGAAAGTATTTCTATTATTAACTTAGAGTTTCCGTTCAACACGGATATGGAAGAAGTGGAACGGCAAGTTGAATCATTAATGAAAGAGGCAAATTTACCTGAAAACGTGCAGACGAAAGTGAATCGTTTCTCGTTTGGTACGTTCCCGATTTATAATATTTCTTTATTTGCAAAAGGGGATACGAACGTACAACAGCTGTTGGATGATACAATTATTCCAGAGTTGAAAAAAATTAATGGCATTAACTCCATTTCTGTCGGTGGGATGGAAGAAGACATTGTTCAAATTACAATTGATAAACAAAAAGCGTTGCAATACGGCTTAAGCTTAACGCAAATTAAAGAACAAATTAACGAAAAGTTTTTAGCGTTCCCTGCCGGAAACGTTCAAACAGAAACGGTACAAATTCCGATTCGCGTACAACAAAAAATTGAAACGATTAAACAACTTGAAGATTTACCGTTGTCTTCTCCGCTGATGAACGCATCACCGGGAGCACCAGCAAGCGGACAGCAAGCTCCAACAAAAATTACGTTGAAAGATGTAGCGACGATTGAAGCAGTGACAGACCAAGGAGAAATTACGCGCTACAACTTACAACCATCTTTATCGATGGCGATTACGAAAAAGCAAGATGCGAACACGGTTGAAGTGGCGGACAAAGTGATCAACGTACTTGACAAATATAAGGACAAAATAGACTATGCAATAGGATTTGATTCTGCTGAAGGAATTAAAAAGTCTGTCGAAACGCTCGTGCGTGAAGGATTGCTTGGGGCATTGTTTGCCTCCATTGCGGTGCTCGTCTTTTTACGAAACGTGCGTGCCACAATCATTGCCATTGTTTCCATTCCACTTTCGTTATTAGTCGCATCTATTTTCTTACAGCGGATGGATATTTCTTTAAACATTATGACGTTAGGTGGAATGGCAGTTGCAGTCGGGCGAGTAGTTGACGACAGCATCGTTGTCATTGAAAACATTTTCCGTCGCGTGCGTAAGTCAAAAACCGGGATGACAGATGAACTTGTCGAAGACTCGACGAAAGAAATTTTAAAGGCAATTACATCGTCAACCATTACAACTGTCGTTGTCTTTTTACCGCTCGGTCTCGTTGGTGGCGTGACAGGCGAGTTTTTCTTACCATTTGCGTTAACGATTGTGTTTTCGCTTTTAATGTCGCTCGTTGTGGCCATTACAATCGTTCCAATTTTAGCGAAGTTTTCGTTTAAAAAAGTGCCGCCAGAAGAAAAAGAAGGTGCGTTGCAACGAGCTTACGGTAAAGCGATTGAATGGGCGCTCGATCATAAGAAAATTGTCTTGTTTTTGTCTGTTTTATTGCTCGGTGGCTCATTCGCTATCGTACCGAAGTTAGGTTTCACATTTATTCCGAACGAAGAACAAAAATCATTAATTGCTGCAGTCGAACTTCCATCGTCTACGTCATTGGAAAAGACGAACGATGTATCGTTGAAAATTGAAAATATGTTTGCTTCGATGAAGGAGATTGAAGAAGTCACTGCAGGAATTGGTAGCCGTGATTTCCGTAGCGGATTAAAGCGGAAAAACCAAGCGAACTACTTTATTACGTTGAAAGAAGACACGAACGTGAGCACGTTCATTAAAAAGTTAGAAAAAGAAATGGAAACAATCGCTAATGAGGAAGTAAAAGGTGCAAAAGTCGGCGTTCAAGAATTGCAATCTGGTGGACCGCCGTCAAACAATAACGTGAATATTGACTTGTACTCGACCGACTTAAATGCATTACAACAAGCGGCGAAAGATGTAGAAGCGTACTTAAAAACGCGCGATGATTTGAAATATGTTACAAATAACTTTACAGATAAACAAAAACAAGTAGTCGTTAACATCGACACGAACAAAGCAATGGAATACGGTGTATCAGGCTTTCAAATTCTCGGTACAATCGCCGATCAAACTCGTCCGGTTCAAGTCGGCACGTTGACGTTAGACGATGAAGAACGGACAGTACAATTGTCATATGACAAACAAATGACATCGATCGAAGAGTTAGAAAACACACTTATTTTCACAAAGTTCGGACCAGTGCCAGTAAAACAATTGGCAGACGTGCAAGAAGTCGATACATTTACATCCATTCAAAAACTTGATGGAAAAGTGTTTGCACGTGTGTCTGCTCAAGTCGTTGGTGACAACATTCAAAAAGTGACACAAGATGTCATCAATGCCGTGAAAAAAGAAATTGATTTACCAAAAGACGTCTCACTCGAAGGCGGTGGCGGAAGCGATGAAACAGTAGAAACGTTCCAACAGCTCGGTTTAGCGATGATTGTAGCGATTGGGCTTGTGTATATTACAATGCTCATTACATTTGGAAAAGCACGCATTCCGTTCATTATTTTATCATCGCTTATATTCGTTCCAATCGGTTCGTTGCTCGGCTTGTTTATTGCGAATGAACCAATGTCCGTCAGCGTCATGATCGGTTTATTAATGCTCATTGGAATTGTGACAACGAATGCGATCGTTCTCGTTGACCGCATCGGACAAAATCGTGAGCAAAAAGGAATGACGATTCGTCAAGCGCTTATTGAAGCAGGTAAAACGCGGTTACGTCCGATTTTAATGACAGCATTTGCGACGGTGGCCGCACTCATTCCGCTTGCGTTGACGAAATCATCGGGAACGCTCATTTCTAAAGGGTTAGCGATTACGGTCATTGGTGGATTGACGTCATCAACGTTATTGACGTTAATTCTCGTTCCTGTTGTATACGAACTATTTTTCTTCCGACAAGCGAAAAAAGAACGACAAGCATAA
- a CDS encoding TetR family transcriptional regulator, which yields MSRKEQIIEVAMKLFAEKGYHATTMQEIAEHSQLAKGSLYNYFKSKEEIVLSIFQYHYDQLFQQFARIASDRSLTAREKFLRQLSLQIEAFEQHKEIVQMHMGDHAQKVSEDVHALVLRIRSHLFDWYVQSLIDVYGERIRPYVLDCAIMLNGVLKEYLFFALFEQKSFPFQRLAPFLIDRLDALVDSLQHDMPLLSHDAQAEKTRALALIEEMIEEAGDHHIVELLKQLKTEIQRDDPRKAIVDAFLLYLQQSHMRQFVPALRAALAL from the coding sequence ATGAGCAGAAAAGAGCAAATTATTGAAGTCGCAATGAAACTATTTGCTGAAAAAGGATATCATGCGACAACGATGCAAGAAATTGCTGAACATAGTCAGTTAGCCAAAGGATCATTATACAACTACTTTAAGTCAAAAGAGGAAATTGTGCTGTCCATTTTTCAATACCATTACGATCAGCTGTTTCAACAATTTGCACGTATCGCTTCTGATCGATCGTTGACAGCACGTGAAAAATTTTTAAGACAACTTTCTTTGCAAATTGAAGCGTTTGAACAGCATAAAGAAATTGTACAAATGCATATGGGCGATCATGCACAAAAAGTTAGCGAAGACGTTCACGCGCTTGTTTTGCGCATTCGTTCCCATTTATTTGACTGGTACGTTCAATCACTTATCGATGTATACGGGGAACGTATTCGTCCGTATGTGCTTGATTGTGCCATCATGTTAAATGGCGTGTTAAAAGAATATTTATTTTTTGCTCTGTTTGAACAAAAGTCGTTTCCTTTTCAACGATTAGCCCCTTTTTTAATCGACCGGCTTGATGCGCTTGTCGATAGTTTACAGCACGACATGCCATTGCTAAGCCACGATGCCCAAGCAGAAAAAACACGTGCCCTTGCGCTTATTGAGGAGATGATTGAAGAAGCAGGCGATCATCATATCGTGGAGCTACTCAAACAGTTAAAAACAGAAATACAACGGGATGACCCGAGAAAAGCGATTGTTGATGCGTTTCTTTTATATTTACAACAAAGCCATATGCGCCAATTTGTTCCTGCCTTACGTGCAGCGTTAGCATTGTGA
- a CDS encoding recombinase RarA, which yields MLFAQEPLAYRMRPRTIDEVIGQDDVIGSHTALYRMIKNGYVPSLLLYGPPGVGKTSLAYAIAGTVQRPFYMLNATTAGKKEMEEIVADARFEGNVILFIDEIHRFTKAQQDYLLPHVESGLITLIGATTENPFHSINPAVRSRLGQIKQLQPLTKEKTLALLHRALADRERGLGDWHIDISDEALSIIAEGANGDGRAALTILEEVVYATKQRDQYAVVDVQTVLFCVENKALTYDKQGDTYYSLLSAFQKSIRGSDVDASLHYLARLLEGGDLTAVCRRLAVIAYEDIGLANPLIGVKVMSAIEAAERLGMPEARIPLSVVTIDMCLSPKSNSAYKAIDQALIDVRNGKGQSIPLHLQDAHYAGAKHLGRGIGYKYPHDYPYGWVAQQYLPDDLIGVQYYQPKQNGEEKQLASVYERLNERKKQ from the coding sequence ATGTTGTTTGCTCAAGAGCCGCTTGCTTATCGTATGCGCCCGCGTACGATTGATGAAGTCATCGGACAAGACGATGTTATCGGTTCACATACAGCGCTATATCGAATGATTAAAAATGGTTATGTGCCATCGTTATTGCTTTACGGACCGCCTGGCGTCGGGAAAACATCGCTTGCTTATGCGATCGCTGGAACGGTACAACGTCCGTTTTATATGCTCAATGCGACGACGGCAGGAAAAAAAGAAATGGAAGAAATAGTGGCGGATGCTCGCTTTGAAGGCAACGTCATTTTATTTATTGATGAAATTCATCGTTTCACAAAAGCGCAACAAGATTATTTATTACCACATGTTGAAAGCGGTTTGATTACCCTCATTGGTGCGACGACAGAAAATCCATTTCATTCGATTAATCCGGCTGTTCGCAGTCGCTTAGGACAAATAAAACAGTTGCAGCCATTAACAAAAGAGAAGACGCTCGCATTATTGCATCGCGCTTTAGCCGATCGTGAACGAGGATTAGGCGATTGGCATATTGACATTAGCGATGAGGCGCTTTCGATCATTGCTGAAGGAGCAAACGGAGATGGGCGTGCAGCATTGACGATTTTGGAGGAAGTCGTATATGCAACGAAACAAAGGGATCAATATGCTGTTGTGGATGTGCAAACTGTTTTGTTTTGTGTAGAAAACAAGGCGCTAACGTATGATAAACAAGGAGATACGTATTATTCTTTACTTTCCGCTTTTCAAAAAAGTATTCGCGGCAGTGACGTAGATGCTTCGCTTCACTATTTAGCAAGGCTTCTTGAAGGTGGCGATCTTACCGCTGTTTGCCGTCGCCTTGCAGTCATTGCTTATGAAGATATTGGATTAGCCAATCCACTAATCGGTGTGAAGGTGATGAGCGCGATCGAAGCCGCAGAGCGTCTCGGTATGCCGGAAGCACGCATTCCGCTTTCAGTCGTGACGATTGACATGTGTTTATCACCGAAATCAAATAGTGCATATAAAGCGATCGACCAAGCGCTTATAGATGTGCGAAACGGAAAAGGACAATCGATTCCGCTTCATTTGCAAGATGCTCACTATGCGGGGGCGAAACATCTTGGACGCGGAATAGGGTATAAATATCCACACGATTATCCATACGGTTGGGTGGCACAACAATACTTGCCCGATGATTTAATCGGAGTGCAATATTATCAACCGAAACAAAACGGCGAAGAAAAGCAACTCGCTTCCGTCTATGAGCGGCTCAATGAACGAAAAAAGCAGTAA
- a CDS encoding transcriptional regulator, whose protein sequence is MKISTKGRYGLTIMIELAKRYGEGPISLKSIAQTNNLSEHYLEQLISPLRNAGLVKSVRGAYGGYILADEPSKITAGDVIRVLEGPLQVVEELEDEEPAKRELWMRIRDAVKEVLDSTTLEDLASHTDDHGDAYMFYI, encoded by the coding sequence TTGAAAATATCTACAAAAGGTCGATACGGTTTAACGATTATGATTGAGTTGGCGAAACGATATGGAGAGGGACCGATTTCATTAAAATCGATCGCTCAAACGAATAATTTGTCGGAGCACTATTTAGAACAACTCATTTCCCCATTGCGAAACGCTGGTTTGGTGAAAAGCGTTCGCGGAGCGTATGGCGGTTACATTTTAGCAGATGAACCATCAAAAATTACTGCGGGCGATGTTATTCGTGTGTTGGAAGGGCCGCTTCAAGTCGTTGAAGAACTAGAAGATGAAGAACCAGCGAAACGTGAATTATGGATGCGCATTCGCGATGCGGTAAAAGAAGTGTTAGATAGCACAACGCTTGAAGACTTAGCAAGCCATACCGACGACCACGGTGATGCATATATGTTTTATATCTAG
- a CDS encoding cysteine desulfurase NifS, with amino-acid sequence MERIYLDHAATSPVHPQVVEAMVPYMTTYFGNPSSIHSFGRETRRALDEARETIAKTIGAKANEIIFTSGGTEADNLAIIGVAMANRERGRHIITTSVEHHAVLKTCKYLQKQGFDVTYLPVDEHGIISVEQLKSALRDDTVLVSIMFGNNETGVLQPIHDIGQLLRDHDVYFHTDAVQAYGLVPIDVHELGIDSLSVSSHKINGPKGVGFLYVREGVRLTPHIYGGEQERKRRAGTENVPGIVGLQKAAELAQQTMSEKRALYEQFQRIMLTTFEREGIDYAVNGHETNRLPHVLNVAFFGTNVEALLVNLDLAGIAASSGSACTAGSIDPSHVLVAMYGNESDRIRSSVRFSFGYGNTLEQVERAAYDIAKIVKRLTKA; translated from the coding sequence TTGGAGCGCATTTATTTAGACCACGCAGCAACGTCTCCTGTTCATCCGCAAGTTGTGGAGGCAATGGTACCTTACATGACAACATATTTTGGCAACCCATCAAGCATTCATTCATTCGGTCGTGAAACGCGACGTGCCCTTGATGAAGCGAGGGAGACCATTGCTAAAACGATTGGGGCAAAAGCGAACGAAATCATTTTTACAAGCGGTGGAACAGAGGCGGATAATTTAGCGATCATTGGTGTGGCAATGGCGAATCGCGAGAGAGGACGACACATCATTACAACGTCTGTCGAACATCATGCTGTATTAAAAACATGCAAATATTTACAGAAACAAGGGTTTGATGTGACATACTTACCTGTGGATGAGCATGGCATCATTTCTGTTGAACAGCTAAAAAGCGCTTTGCGCGACGATACGGTTCTTGTCTCTATCATGTTTGGCAACAACGAAACAGGTGTGTTGCAACCAATTCATGATATTGGTCAATTGCTTCGTGACCACGATGTGTATTTTCATACAGATGCAGTACAAGCGTATGGTCTCGTTCCGATTGATGTGCACGAACTCGGCATCGATTCACTTTCCGTATCTAGCCATAAAATTAACGGACCAAAAGGAGTCGGCTTTTTATATGTGCGTGAAGGGGTTCGTCTGACGCCACACATATACGGCGGAGAACAAGAAAGAAAACGACGTGCAGGGACAGAAAACGTACCCGGTATTGTCGGATTGCAAAAAGCAGCTGAACTCGCACAACAAACGATGTCTGAAAAACGAGCGTTATATGAACAGTTTCAACGTATCATGTTGACGACATTTGAACGAGAAGGCATTGATTACGCGGTGAACGGTCATGAAACAAATCGTTTGCCACATGTATTAAATGTGGCGTTTTTCGGAACAAATGTAGAAGCATTGCTTGTCAATTTAGATTTAGCGGGCATTGCCGCCTCAAGCGGCTCGGCGTGTACGGCTGGCTCCATTGATCCGTCACATGTGTTAGTGGCGATGTACGGAAATGAATCGGATCGCATTCGTTCTTCTGTTCGTTTTAGCTTTGGATATGGAAATACGTTGGAACAAGTCGAACGAGCAGCATATGATATTGCCAAAATTGTAAAACGGCTAACAAAAGCGTGA
- a CDS encoding tRNA(5-methylaminomethyl-2-thiouridine)-methyltransferase — translation MARVVVGMSGGVDSSVAALLLKQQGYDVIGIFMKNWDDTDENGVCTATEDYEDVVRVCNQIGIPYYAVNFEKQYWEKVFTYFLDEYKAGRTPNPDVMCNKEIKFKAFLEHAMALGADYLATGHYARVAYRDGEYQLLRGLDANKDQTYFLNQLGQAQLSKVLFPIGELQKSKVREIAKEAGLATAGKKDSTGICFIGERNFKQFLSNYLPAQPGEMQTLDGEVKGTHDGLMYYTIGQRHGLGIGGSGEPWFVVGKNLKDNILYVAQGFDNELLYSDAIIATNVNWVSDRKPNEPIACTAKFRYRQPDVPVTVEMIDETTARVSFSQRVRAVTPGQAVVFYNGEQCLGGGTIDQVFRNGERLTYVG, via the coding sequence ATGGCGAGAGTTGTTGTTGGAATGTCTGGTGGGGTCGACTCATCTGTTGCCGCCCTTTTATTAAAACAACAAGGGTACGATGTCATCGGCATTTTTATGAAAAACTGGGACGACACCGACGAAAACGGGGTATGTACCGCAACGGAAGATTACGAAGATGTTGTGCGTGTGTGCAACCAAATTGGTATTCCGTATTATGCGGTCAACTTCGAAAAGCAATACTGGGAAAAAGTATTTACGTACTTTTTAGACGAATATAAAGCAGGGCGTACGCCAAATCCAGATGTGATGTGCAATAAAGAAATTAAGTTTAAAGCATTTTTAGAACATGCGATGGCGCTCGGAGCGGACTATTTAGCGACAGGACATTATGCCCGCGTTGCCTATCGCGATGGAGAATACCAATTGTTGCGCGGGTTAGATGCAAATAAAGATCAAACGTATTTTTTAAATCAGCTCGGACAAGCCCAATTATCGAAAGTGTTGTTTCCAATCGGCGAATTACAAAAGTCCAAAGTGCGTGAAATCGCCAAAGAAGCGGGACTTGCGACAGCAGGAAAAAAAGATAGTACCGGCATTTGTTTTATCGGTGAACGCAATTTTAAACAGTTTTTAAGCAATTATTTACCTGCACAGCCGGGCGAGATGCAAACGCTCGATGGAGAAGTAAAAGGTACGCACGATGGCTTAATGTACTATACGATCGGACAACGCCACGGACTTGGTATTGGTGGTAGCGGAGAGCCTTGGTTCGTTGTTGGGAAAAATTTAAAAGACAACATTTTATACGTTGCACAAGGATTTGATAACGAATTGCTTTATTCTGATGCAATTATTGCAACGAACGTCAATTGGGTCAGCGATCGAAAACCGAATGAACCGATTGCTTGTACAGCGAAATTCCGTTATCGTCAACCAGATGTACCGGTGACAGTAGAAATGATTGATGAAACGACGGCACGCGTATCATTTAGCCAACGCGTACGCGCAGTTACGCCGGGGCAAGCGGTCGTTTTCTACAACGGTGAACAATGTCTCGGTGGCGGAACGATCGATCAAGTCTTTCGCAACGGTGAAAGATTGACATACGTTGGCTAA
- a CDS encoding IS4 family transposase, whose amino-acid sequence MHKHTTLPNLMQKIVSDEDLQSITEAVGYHDTSRTFTVRTLVDFFLLAALHEWKSFRHGADVAKMYGLPTFHYSTVSKKAKEVPYEVMKRLFALVVSKCNRQTRRSLRFPKALRIVDSTTVTVGKNRLTWAPYHGERSGVKMHVAYSPEQQMPSDIVETVGLRHDGPVGERLTDVQTVLVEDRAYFKIERLDRFVEQKQPFVIRMKDNVEIHQKKSLKRLSSSSSSIVADFTCRLGTKQCRSKKRHRVVIFQDANEHEIHVVTNVLEASAEKIAEMYQERWTVEVFFRWIKQYLNVPTLFGTNEHAVYNQLFAAFIAYVLLRWLYHRTEKRTTSSLTFLSFVRRFFSGQLPLEWKSEMAAVLFEYARIYGRSMPNFG is encoded by the coding sequence ATGCACAAGCATACCACACTCCCAAATTTGATGCAAAAAATTGTTTCTGATGAAGATCTCCAGTCGATTACCGAAGCCGTTGGCTACCATGACACTTCGCGGACGTTTACGGTGCGCACGTTGGTTGATTTTTTTCTGCTGGCGGCACTTCACGAATGGAAAAGTTTCCGTCATGGTGCCGATGTGGCGAAAATGTACGGATTGCCGACGTTTCATTACTCGACGGTTTCTAAGAAAGCGAAAGAAGTTCCGTACGAGGTGATGAAGCGCTTATTTGCTTTGGTTGTTTCTAAGTGCAATCGCCAAACCCGCCGTTCGCTTCGCTTTCCAAAAGCATTGCGTATAGTAGACTCCACGACCGTCACCGTGGGGAAAAACCGCCTGACATGGGCACCCTATCATGGGGAACGATCCGGAGTGAAAATGCACGTCGCGTATTCCCCTGAGCAACAAATGCCGAGCGACATCGTAGAAACCGTAGGGTTGCGCCACGATGGACCGGTGGGAGAGCGGCTCACAGACGTACAAACGGTTCTTGTCGAAGATCGAGCGTACTTTAAAATTGAACGCCTCGATCGGTTTGTCGAACAGAAGCAACCGTTTGTGATTCGGATGAAAGACAATGTCGAGATCCATCAAAAAAAGAGCCTAAAGCGCCTTTCTTCCTCCTCTTCTTCTATTGTGGCGGATTTTACTTGCCGGTTAGGAACGAAACAATGTCGCTCCAAAAAGCGCCATCGCGTCGTGATCTTTCAGGATGCGAACGAGCATGAAATCCATGTGGTCACGAACGTCTTAGAGGCATCGGCGGAAAAGATTGCCGAGATGTATCAAGAACGTTGGACAGTGGAAGTGTTTTTCCGATGGATCAAGCAATATCTAAACGTTCCGACCTTATTTGGCACCAACGAGCATGCGGTATACAACCAACTTTTTGCGGCATTTATCGCTTATGTGTTACTGAGATGGCTATATCATCGAACGGAAAAACGGACAACCTCGTCCCTTACCTTTCTTTCGTTTGTCCGTCGTTTTTTCTCTGGGCAACTTCCTCTCGAATGGAAATCCGAGATGGCAGCTGTCTTATTTGAGTATGCCCGAATATATGGGAGGAGTATGCCTAATTTTGGATAA